Genomic segment of Vibrio natriegens NBRC 15636 = ATCC 14048 = DSM 759:
ATCTCTGAAAGGTCACCGTGCCGTAGGTGGTATGCGTGCGTCAATCTACAACGCAATGACACTTGAGGGTGTTCAGGCGCTTGTAGACTTTATGAAAGAGTTCGAAGAAAAGTACGCGTAGTTTGAACCAACACTGAACTACTCAAAGCGTCGCACTTGCGGCGCTTTTGTTTAACTAACCAACGCATGGGTAGATGAGCCAAACATCACACCACTTTTCATGTTGCGCACTTTACCTCTGCAAAGGTTGAATAAGATGGGATTAACATGGCTTTGCACAACACCAAAGAACTCCAAAAACAATTTCCCCTCCTGACGCAGTTAATCGATTTGAAAGAAGTCTGCTGGTTTAACCCAAATGTGACTCCTTTAGAAGAGGGATTACCTTACGTTGGTTTAGATGCTGAAGATATTGATGCTGCGAGCCAACGCCTAAATCGATTTGCGCCGTACATCATGAAAGCCTTTCCTGAAACCGCTGGTAATAATGGCATTATTGAATCGCCTGTCGTTGACATTCCCAACATGAAAGGGTGTCTGGAAACCCAGTATAAAACCCCAATTTCGGGTCGCTTAATGTTAAAGAAGGACAGTCATCTACCTATCTCAGGTTCAATAAAAGCTCGTGGCGGTATTTACGAAGTATTGACGCATGCAGAAAAGCTCGCGATGGAAGCGGGGTTGCTGAGTGAAGGGGATGATTACAGCAAACTCTTCAGCGAGGAGTTTCGCCAGTTTTTCCAACAATACTCTATCGCAGTAGGTTCGACAGGCAACTTAGGTATGTCGATTGGCATAATGAGCGCAAAACTTGGGTTCTCTGTGTCAGTCCATATGTCTGCCGATGCTCGCCAATGGAAAAAAGACAAACTCCGTTCTCATGGTGTTAATGTTGTTGAATACGAACAAGATTACGGTGTCGCGGTGGAGCAGGGCCGTAAAGAGGCAGAGCAAGACCCTAACTGTTTCTTTATTGATGACGAAAACTCACAAACTCTATTCTTGGGATACTCAGTTGCAGGAGAGCGACTGAAGCAACAGTTTGAAGAGTTAGGTATTGCTGTCGATGAACACCATCCACTGTTTGTCTACCTGCCATGTGGGGTGGGTGGTGGTCCGGGCGGTGTCGCATTTGGTCTCAAAATGGCTTTTGGTGACAACGTCCATTGTATCTTTGCTGAGCCAACTCACTCTCCCTGCATGTTATTAGGTGTACATACCGGTTTGCATGACCAAATTTCAGTTCAGGATTTAGGCATTGATAATGTGACCGCCGCTGATGGTCTCGCAGTGGGCCGAGCTTCTGGCTTTGTCGGGCGGTCAATGGAAAGGTTGTTAGATGGGTATTACACCATTTCCGATGAGCGTATGTACCATCATTTAGGTGAGTTGAGTGATCTTGAAAATATTCGTCTCGAGCCGTCTGCGTTTGCTGGAATGGTCGGTGCGGTTCATGTGTCGAATAACAAAGAATACCTGGCTCGTATGAACATTAGTAAAGAGAAGCTGAGTGGTGCAACGCATCTCGTTTGGGCGACGGGCGGCGGCATGGTTCCTGAAGCAGAAATGGCGGCATATTTAGCTCAGTCAGAACGCTGTAATTGATGCTTGCCAATAAAAAGGGCTCATCTTGTGATGAGCCCTTTGCGTTTTTATCTTTATAGAGACTGCAACAGTTGGAAGTAGCGACCTTGTTGCGCTATCAATGCATTGTGGTTGCCTTGCTCAATGATTTCCCCTTGCTCCATCAAGCAGATGTTATCCATGTTCTCCAGCTCGATGAGTCGGTGCGTAATGAACACTACGGTCTTGTTAGCAAAGTGCTGGTTGAATAACGCCATCACTTTTTGCTCCGTGCGTTTATCAAGGCCCTCAGTCGGCTCATCTAACAGCAGAATTGGTGCGTCACGTAACAGCGCTCGAGCAATGCCAATACGGCGTTTTTCGCCACCAGAGAGCTGACGACCGCCATCGCCTAACCACGCGCTTAAGCCTGGTTCTTCAAGCAGGCCGCCAAGATCAACCTGAGTTAAAATATCAGCCAGTTGTTCATCAGTTGCATCGGGCGCAGCCATAAGTAAGTTGTCACGTAGTGTGCCGTTTAATACGTCTACACGCTGGCTAACGACGGTAATGGCTGAACGCAAATCAGATTCGCCCCAGTCTTTTAGCGATGCGCCACCAATACGTACTTCACCTTGGTTCACGTCCCAGTAGCGACACAGCAGTTGAATAAGTGTCGACTTGCCAGAACCAGTTTGACCAACCACTGCGGTTTTTGAACCCAGAGGCAGAGATAGCGATAAATCGTTCAGCACTTTTTGCTGGCCATCCGGATACGCAAAGCTAATGTTCTTAAACTCGATATCCAACGGTTTGTCTTCACGACTCGACTGCTGAGGAAAAACAACATCTGGTTTAGCAAGAATAACCTCATTCAGACGGCGTGCCGACGTCAAGGTTTGACCCAGATACTGAAATGCACCTGCAATAGGCATTAGGATTTCGAAACTTGCCATGGTTGCAAAGGCGAAAAGCGCAATCCACGGATCCGGAGCTCGACCACCAACGCCATCCGCAGCAAACCATAACATCATTACCAGCGTCAGACCGTTAGCCAACATCAGTAGACCTGATGCCATACCAGTGAGATTCGCGTTAACAAACTGATTGGAAAGCAGCTGTTTTTGCTTGTCTAGAATCAAGTTGCGGTAACGTTCTTCTGCACCAAAAATACTCAGCTCGCTATAGCCTTGTAACCAGTCAAGAGTCGCAACGCGCAGTTCAGCTTTGCGATGTGTCAGGTGTGCACCATTCTTTTTGCCGAGTTTATAGAACAGCACTGGCCAAACCAACAGCATAACAGTGAGTACGGAACCCAACAGCATTGCCAAGTGCCAGTCAAAGAATGCCAGCACCGCGGTTAAACTCAGGATACCGAATATACCTATTATCACTGGGCTGATAAGGCGCAAATAGACGTGATCCATCGCATCGACATCAGCAACCAGGCGGTTAAGTACGTCCGCATCACGCATGGTTGAAACTCGACCCGGAATAAGCGGAGAAAGTTTCTCGAAGAAGAATATACGTAAATCGGTAAGCAGCTTAAATGTGGCATTGTGGCTCACCACGCGCTCACCCCAACGGCCAGCGGTACGTGCCATGGCAGCACCACGGACACCAGCACCAGGAAGCATGTAGTTAAAGGTTTCTCTCGCGATGGTTAATCCTGCGACTGAAGCGGCAGAAATAAACCAACCAGAAAGGGTCAACAGCCCAATTGAAGCTGCAAGAGTCAGGAATGCCAATAGCATCCCTAATGACAAACCAAACCAGTGCTTTTTATACAGTTTTAAGTAAGGGAGTAAATCACGCATCTAAGTTCCCCTTGTCTGATTCACGCTGGGCTAAATTAGCTTCTAGCATGTCTTTGAATAAACCGTCCTCAGACGAGAGAGTTGTGTAGTCACCACGCTGAACAATCTGACCGTTTTGCATCACTAAGATCTGTGAGACGTTTTTCAATGGTGCAAGCTGGTGAGTGATCATCAGGTTTGTGGTTGATTGGGTATATTTACTGATCCCTTCCATCACCAGTCTTTCGCTACGTGCATCTAAACTCGCAGTTGGCTCATCGAGTAACCAAAAACGGCCGTTTTGCAGCATAGCTCGAGAAAGAGCCAGGCGTTGTGCCTGACCAACGGACAAACCACCAGAACGATCTGAAATTGGGTAATCCAGACCGTGCATTTCAACAAATTCTGCAGCGTGTGAGTCCTTCAGCACGGCATTGACTGCATCGTCTTGGACATTTTGCTTACCCAGTGTGACGTTGTCACGAATGCTGCCATGAAGCAACATCGGGTTTTGACCAATCCAGCTAATAGTTTTACGCCATGTGGCAAGATCGAGTTGTGATAACTCACAACCATTGATTTTTAGACTGCCTTGGTAAGGCATAAAGCCAAGAATGGTATTCACAAGGCTGGTTTTACCAGCACCACTTGGGCCAACAAGTGCTGTGCTTTGATTGGCTTCTAGTGAGAAAGATAGAGGCCCTGCAAGTTGTTTACCTTCCGGACTAAGGACGACGAGATCATTGGCTTCAATCTGGATCGGTGCATCTTGGTCTAGAATCTGGTTACCATCTTTTACGTGGTCGACCTCTAGTTCCAAAAACTCGACAATACTTTCTGCCGCGCCAACCGCTTGTTGCTTCGCGTGGTAGTAAGTACCTAAGTCGCGTAGCGGCTGATAAAACTCAGGAGCTAGGATCAGAATAAACAGACCTGCGAACAGCGTTACTCCTGCGCCATAGTAGCCAAAGTTTAACTCACCGATGTAGCTGAAACCGAAGTAAACGGCGGTAATCGCAATGGAAATAGAGGTAAAGAACTCTAAAACTGCCGAAGACAAGAATGCGATTTTTAACACATCCATTGTTCGGGTACGGAATACCTCAGAGGCTCCCTTGAGCGTTTCTGTTTCAGACTTGGTGCGATCAAACAGACGGATGGTCGTCATGGCTTGTAGACGGTCATAGAAGTGACCGGACAAACGCTGCATCGCTTTGAAGTTTTTGCGGTTTGCTTCTGCGGCTTTTTTACCAACCAATGCCATAAAGATAGGGACCAGAGGAGCCGTAACCAGGAAAATCAAACCAGCCGCCCAGTTTACTGGGAACACGACGATCAGAATGATGCAAGGAATCAAAACCGATAACGACATTTGAGGAAGGTAGCGAGAAAAGAAATCTTGCATGTCTTCCACTTGCTCTAAAATCAACGTCGCCCAGCTACCTGCTGGCTTACCTTTGATGTAAGCCGGCCCCAACTTATGGACCTTGTCCAAAATAAGTTGACGAATATAAACTCTGATCTGTTCACCGCAACGATAACCGGCGATTTCGCGACCCCAAGTACAGGCTGCACGACCAATAACGGTTCCACCCAGTCCGACAAAGTGCCAAATGAGTTCACTTTTGTCGACTTGTTCGATGATCAATTGATGAAGAATAGAGGCGAGCAGGGCTGCTTGAGCCAATAAAAACACGCTTGAAAGTACGCCTAGGCCGATCGCAATCATAAGCCAGCGCTTGGCTAACTTACTTTGTTGCTTAAGCCACTTGTTCAAGCTGCTATGCTTTTTCTTATCCATTGTAAAGGCTTAATAATAATTGTTTTAATGAGGCGGTAGTATACAAAAGAAAACCCAGCGGGAATACCGCTGGGTTTTAAGGATATGGCACAAATATGAAAAGTTATTTGTCATTCAGTGCGTCAAGGAAGCGTTCTGCATCCAATGCTGCCATACAGCCTGTACCCGCTGATGTGATTGCTTGACGGTAGTTATGATCCATCACGTCGCCTGCCGCAAATACACCTTCGATACTGGTTTGCGTAGCGTTACCTTCTAAACCAGATTTAACGATGATGTAGCCATCTTTCATTTCAAGTTGGCTTTCAAAAATTTGTGTATTTGGCTGGTGGCCGATCGCAATAAAGGCACCCATTACATCGACATCTTCAGTAGCGCCTGTGTTTACATCTTTAATGCGAACGCCAGTTACACCCATATCGTCGCCAAGAACTTCATCAAGGGTACGATCGGTATGAAGAATGATGTTACCGTTTTCCACTTTATCCATCAGGCGGTTCACTAGGATTTTTTCAGCGCGGAACGAGTCACGGCGGTGAATTAGGTGAACTTCAGATGCGATGTTTGAAAGGTAAAGCGCTTCTTCAACCGCTGTATTACCACCACCGACAACCGCCACTTTCTGGTTACGGTAGAAGAAACCGTCACAAGTAGCACAAGCGGATACACCACGGCCTTTGAAAGCTTCTTCAGAATCAAGACCTAAGTATTTTGCTGACGCACCTGTTGAGATGATTAATGCATCACAGGTGTACTCACCAGAATCGCCTTTCAGACGGAAAGGACGTTGAGTTAATTCAACTTCATTGATGTGGTCAAAGACGATTTCGGTTTCAAAGCGCTCTGCATGTTCTTTCATGCGTTCCATTAGCGCGGGACCTGTTAAGCCTTCCGCATCGCCAGGCCAGTTTTCAACTTCTGTTGTTGTGGTCAACTGACCACCTTGCTGCATTCCTGTTACCAGCACTGGGTTTAAATTTGCACGTGCAGCGTACACTGCCGCCGTGTAACCCGCAGGGCCAGAACCGAGAATTAATAGTTTACAATGTTTTACGTCGCTCATTATGGCTCCAAAAAGGGCTGAACATTTCCTTCGATTGTATGGAAATTCTTATAGCTTTAAAAGCATAAAGCAGGATAGAGATCTAATAATTGGTTATAGGTTAGAACTTACTCTGAAGTAGTAGGTTACTTTTTGCTCTAGCATAAAATTCTAATGACAGTAGAGATATCTAGTTTCAAATGTTGCCAAAGTTAAAATCTGAAACATGGAACTATCTAATCTTAATTTTGTGGTTTTTTATTGTATTTTTTGATATTTGCTGAAGTTATCAACGTCAAAAGCTGGTAATTGCAGAATATTTGCGTAACCTATCGTGTAAATTAAATGTTAATTAAATGTGCCTCATTAAAGGAGCAAATGATGTTACATTCACGCGAGAATACTCTACATTTAACCCAGCTCAGCATGGCAGCAATTGAGCAACTTTCACCATCTTTTGAAACGCTACCTCATACGGATCATGCCGATGGCCAATACCGATTGAGACGTTACTCTGTTGTCAGTTTTGAAAATGGCAAAGTCATCGATTTGAACAAAAACAGCTTTGTTCAGTCTTCAGATATCAACCGATTCCAGGGTGATGTTGTTCGCCAATTTGAGCCGATAGAAAAGAATATTCTGCTTAGTGAAGGCTTTAGAGAAATGTGCGAGCTGTTTGTTAATGCGAATCACCTAGTGAATGGACAAGAAATTGAAATTCACCAAATCCGCATCACGGCATTTGAAGATGAGACTCAAGTAGCACCAGAAGGTGTACACCAAGATGGCTTTGATCACATCGCAATGGTAGGGGTTGGCCGTCACAACATCATTGGTGGCGATATCATGCTATACAGCAGCCACAACCAAGCGCCATTTTTCCGTAAAGTTCTGGAGAATGGTGAAGTCGCAATGTTGGCAGACAGTAAACTCTGGCATAACGCCTGTCCAATCCGCTCTGTGATTGACGATAAAGCTGGCCATATGGATGTATTTGTACTTACGGCAACGGACAAGCGTAATGAACTTCAATCTTAATCAAATCAGACAACAGTTTCCTGCGTTAGCGCAGTACCATAACGACAGACCAGTTACTTTTTTTGACGGTCCGGGCGGTTCACAAGTACCACAGTCAGTTCTTGACGCTATGGTGGCTTACCTTGGTTACTACAACTCGAATTTGGGTGGGCACTATTTTTCTAGCCAAACGACCGTTGATGTGATGCAAAATGCGCGCGAATCGGCTCAGGCGCTATTGAATGCGCCGTCCTCTGGCAACATTATATTTGGTGCGAACATGACATCGCTGACTTTCCAATTAAGTCGTGCGATCAGCCGAGAGTGGCAAGAGGGCGATGAGATTATCGTTTCTGCCTTAGATCACTATTCAAACGTTTCTAGCTGGCAGCAAGCCGCGGAAGACAAAGGCGCAGTCGTTCATCAGGTTCGTATCAATGAGGATGACTGTACGCTGGATCTTGAACATCTACAAAGCTTGTTGTCTGACAAAACGCGTTTGGTCGCAGTCACTTATGCTTCGAATACCACAGGGTCAATTGTCGATATTCAAAGTGTTGTGGAAATGGTACATCAAGTTGGCGCTCAAGTTTACGTCGACGCAGTGCACTATGCGCCGCACCATCTTGTAGATGTACAGGCATTAGGATGTGATTTCCTGGCATGTTCTGCCTACAAATTCTTCGGCCCTCATGTGGGAATAGCATACGTTGCTGACCAATGGTTACACAGCATCCGCCCATATAAAGTTGAACCAGCAACGAATATCGGCCCGGGTCGGTTTGAAACAGGGACACAAAGTTTTGAAGGCTTGGCTGGCGTAACCGCAGCTGTTGAATACCTAGCGCAGTTTGGTGAAGAAGGGTTACCACTTCGCCAAAGACTTGAACAAAGCTTTGCGCTTTATACTCAGCATGAACAACGATTAAGTGAGCGTTTCTTACAGCGATTAGATGCGCTAGAGGGCGTTAAACTGTATGGCATCGATAAGGAATATACGCAGCTTCGTACGCCAACATTTGCGTTGACCTTCGATAAATATTCGCCAGAATTTATTGCGAAAACCTTGGGCGAACACAATATTTGTGTCTGGAACGGGCATTTTTACGCACTGGGTTTAGTTCGTCAGCTTGGGCTGGAAGAGACCGGTGGTGTTGTGCGAATTGGTTGCATGCATTACAACACACTTGAAGAAGTGGATATGTTGTTTGATGTGATTGAAAGCATTCTTGATGCTTAGTGAATTCAAATAGAAAACAAAAAGCTCGAGCATTTAGCTCGAGCTTTTTTGTATATAAAAGTCGTCAGTTTTTATGCGCTGACTTCAACTTCATAAGACGTGAACTTACGCACGTTGATGACGCCAGTATCGAAAATCAGGTATTGGCCTTTAATACCTTGCAGAATGCCCGTCACAACCGGGTTTTTATCAAAGTTATGTGAAGTAATCTTAGTTGGGTGCTGTTGCACTGGGTAGCTAAGATCCGTGATGCTTTCACTTAATACTTCGATCGCATCCTCACCGAATTGCTGTTTGATCTCGGCGATTTTGTCTTCCACTAAAGGAAGAAGCTCTGCAAATCGATCCTGCAGTTCAATCGGTTCTCCATCACCTTTAAGCAATGCGCGCCAGTTGGTTTTATCGGCAATATGTTTTGCCAGCTCAACTTCAATCAAGCCAGAAATGTGGCGGGTTTTTACTTTAAAGATCGGCAAACCCTGAGTCGCGCCCTGATCAATCCAGCGTGTTGGGATTTGAGTGTGACGAGTGATACCGACTTTAAGGCTCGATGTATTAGACAGATACACGAAGTGATCCACCATACAGTTTTCTTCGCCCCATTGTGGCTCTCGACAAGTCCCTTGATCGTAGTGACATGTCTCTGGCTTCATGATGCACATATCGCAGCTTGCTAGCTTCTTCATGCAAACAAAGCAGTGACCTTGCGAGTAGCTCTTTTTGGTTTTTTTACCGCAAGAACAGCAGAAAATATTGCCAGTGTGGGTCAGTGTTAGCGTTTGCCCAAGGAATGGAGAAAGGTCAATCTCTTCATCACCTACGGGAAGTCGATAGCTTACTGCGCCATCCAGAGAAGCTCGCATTTTGTTAAGCGTACCAGTTGCAATTAAGGACATAACATTACTCATTATTGTGTTTTTGCACAGTATATACTGAATGCAAAGTCAGGGGCAGGGGGGAATAGAATGTTGGCGGGAAATAGGAGCTTTAAATTTGGGGAACTAAGATAAAAAAAGGTGGCCAATTGGCCACCAGTCGGGAAACTGCTGTACATCATTCAGGGGGAACGAAACGATGAGGTACAGCAGTAAAAAGTCTTTGCTTACCAGAAAAGCCAAGCGAAAAGTGTTAGTACGCCAATACATGCAATGTTCAGAACAAGGCCGATGCGCATCATCTCTTTTTGCTTGATATGACCGGTACCAAATACAATCGCGTTTGGTGGAGTCGCTACTGGCAACATAAACGCACACGAAGCTGCGACCGCAATCAATGCTGAAAGAATGACAGGCGACATACCGAGTGCTTCTGCAATGGTGGCAAAAACAGGTACCAGCAACGCTGCACTTGCGGTGTTACTCGCAAATTCAGTTAAGAATACAACGAAGGCAACGACGGCAAGAATCGTCAGCAGAACGCCTGCCTGTTCCAGAAAGCCTGACAAGCTGTGTGCTAAGAAAACGCTGGTGCCAGTATCTTTAAGAACGTTACTTAGACAGATACCACCACCGAACAGAATCAAGACGCCCCAGTCGGTTGTTTTCTCGATGTCTTTCCATTCAACCGCGCGAGATGCGCCGAGTAGAAGGATTGCGCCAATTGCCACCAGAGTGTCGAACTTAGCAAAGCCGCCTAGCATCGCATTGATTGGTTTACTAAAGATCCAAAGCGTCACTGTCAGAAGGAAAATCGCCAGAGTGACCTTCTTGCCATTTGTCCACTCGACAGGTTTGTGGTCAAGTTCAAACTTGTGGCTCAAATCAGGTTTGGTCATAACGTACAGAACCAAAACCGCAACTGGCATCAACAATAGAGAGATTGGCAGAGCAAGCTTCATCCATTCGGTAAAGTTAAGACCGACCTCAGCTGCAGCAATTGCATTTGGTGGGCTACCAACGAGAGTGGCAATACCACCGATGGATGCGCTGTATGCGATACCAAGCAAAACGAATAGGAATGTGCGATGGTTTTTATCGCCATCCAGCTTGGTCATCACACCAAGTACCAGAGGAAGCATCATTGCTGTGGTCGCAGTATTAGAGATCCACATCGACAAACCCGCACTCACACCAAACAGCATGAAGACGGCTACCGACATTTTTCCTTGGGCTAATATCAACACCTTATCGGCAATCGCTTGGTCTAACTTCTGCTTATGCAGCGCCGCCGCCAGGGCAAAACCACCTAAGAACAAGAAGATGATTGAGTTAGAAAAGTTGTTGAGCGCGACTTGTGTATTAAACACGCCTAAGAACACGGCGAGTAGCGGTATCAACAATGCTGTAATACTTACGTGAATCGCTTCCGTTAACCACAAAATTGCAACAAAAACTAAGATGCTAATGCCGGTTACTACTTGCGGTTCAAAGGGTAGGGTATTAAACAAGATAATGAATAGCAGGATATTTGCGTTCAATATCATGCTGTTGCGAGTGAAGAACCAGTTCTTCAATGTCACAGCGAGTGCGGTCATGGGGTATGCTCCTTATTCATTGCCTTTTTGTCGGTTTTTTATGGCAAAGTAACTGACTTGTATTTATTTATTGATTAAATGTTACTTTGAATGAGCAATTGAGTTTTGCTTGAATCGTAGAGCAAATATGAAAATGTGATGTTGGGAATTAGAAATGGGTAGATTGCTACCCATTCTTTTTATAGAAGTGTTATTAAAAGCGTTAGTGGCTATTCCACAGGGACTTGTCTTGGCTCGATAGGCTCTTTTACAGCAAAAATTGGTTCTTGAGGGCCAAGGAATCTCGGCTGTGTATCAATCACGTAAAGATCGAGAAACGCCTTCACGCGGGCAAGCAGTTCGCGCATACGCATCGATGCTTTCTGTTTGTTTGTGACTGGGCCTGCGACGGCAAGACACTGGGCGTCTATGTGGTACGCATTGGCAATGAACAGTGCTCGTTCGCAGTGGAAACGCTGGGTCACAATCAGAAAGCGCTCGGAAGCAAATATCTTTTTCGCACGGACAATCGAATCGAGCGTACGGAAACCCGCGTAGTCGAGATGAATGACTTCTTCTGGTACGCCTGCCTTGAGTAGATCGCGTTTCATCGTCCATGGCTCATTGTAAGAGCGGTGGGCGTTGTCACCACTGAGCAAAAATTGTTTCACCTTACCTTGCTCGTAAAGCTCAATCGCGGCGTTGATGCGATGGGTGTAGTAAGTGTTGAGGACCTTTCCGATGTATTTGCTCGTACCGAGTACGACGGCTACCTCATGCTGAGGTATTGGTTCGTAGTCAGTAAAAATGTTCTCTTTGGCTTGCAATACTACCCATCTGTCGATGGCTATAACGGAGATCAGCAGGCCAAGTACAGCGATCGACAAAATCAAAGCAAGTCGCTTCCATGTAAATTTAAGCATCCACTTTGACCTTATACGAGAAAACAACAAAACGTTTTTTATCCTTAAATGAAAGTGTATGTCTCATCATATCTGATACAAACAAAAAGAGAGAAGTCCATTTGTGCCAAAATACGGTTAGGATGATAAAAAAACGTTTAAAAAACAAAAGCCCCTATGTGTTAGGGGCTAATTATTAGGCGAGTTTTTCTTTTGCGGTTAAATTTAGAACGCAGTTCGCTTGTAACGACGGTAAACTGGTTGCCAGAACGACTGTTCAATCGCAACGTGAAGAGCTTCGTCGGTAATTTCTAGTGCCACACCTTGTTCAATGGCTTTTTTAGCGACAGCAAAAGCGATTTTCTTCGATACCAGGTGAATCTCTTCCAGTGGTGGAAGAAGTGCGCCGTGACCATTAATCGCTAATGGCGAACATGTCGCAAGTGCACGGCTAGATTCCATCAGCATTTCATCAGTGACGCGTTTTGCGTTAACAGCAAGAACACCTAAGCCGATACCAGGGAAGATGTAGCTGTTGTTACACTGAGCAATCGGGTAGGTTTTTCCTTCGTGTACAACTGGAGCGAACGGGCTACCAGTTGCAACCAACGCTTCGCCATTGGTCCAACGAATGATGTCGTTTGGTGTTGCTTCTACACGACTGGTTGGGTTTGATAGCGGGAACACGATAGGGCGCTTACAGTGTTTGTGCATCTCTTCGATGACTTCTTGGCTAAATAGGCCAGGTGCACCAGATACACCAACAAGCACAGTCGGCTTCGCGTTACGCATTACGTCTAGTAGTGAGTAACCAGTGCCTTCATTTTCCCACTCTTTGGTATTTTCATGTTTTTGTACCAATCGCTGTTGGAAATCAAGAAGGTTTGGCATGCCTTCCTGAAGTAGGCCCCAACGGTCAACCATGTAAACCTGAGAGCGAGCCTGTTGGTCAGAAATGCCTTCTGAAACCATTTGAGCGATGATCGCTTCTGCAATACCACAGCCAGCAGAGCCTGCACCCAAGAAGGTAATACGCTGTTGAGAAAGCTTAGTGCCAGCAGCCTTACACGCAGCAAGCAGTGAGCCAACTGTTACCGCAGCGGTTCCTTGGATATCGTCGTTGAAGCAGCAAACACGGTCTTTGTAACGTTCAAGAAGAGGCATCGCATTCTTTTGTGCGAAATCTTCGAACTGGATTAAAGCATCAGGCCAGCGGCGTTGTACCGCTTGCATGAACTCTTCAACAAACGCGTCGTATTCTGCACC
This window contains:
- the cydD gene encoding heme ABC transporter permease/ATP-binding protein CydD; translated protein: MDKKKHSSLNKWLKQQSKLAKRWLMIAIGLGVLSSVFLLAQAALLASILHQLIIEQVDKSELIWHFVGLGGTVIGRAACTWGREIAGYRCGEQIRVYIRQLILDKVHKLGPAYIKGKPAGSWATLILEQVEDMQDFFSRYLPQMSLSVLIPCIILIVVFPVNWAAGLIFLVTAPLVPIFMALVGKKAAEANRKNFKAMQRLSGHFYDRLQAMTTIRLFDRTKSETETLKGASEVFRTRTMDVLKIAFLSSAVLEFFTSISIAITAVYFGFSYIGELNFGYYGAGVTLFAGLFILILAPEFYQPLRDLGTYYHAKQQAVGAAESIVEFLELEVDHVKDGNQILDQDAPIQIEANDLVVLSPEGKQLAGPLSFSLEANQSTALVGPSGAGKTSLVNTILGFMPYQGSLKINGCELSQLDLATWRKTISWIGQNPMLLHGSIRDNVTLGKQNVQDDAVNAVLKDSHAAEFVEMHGLDYPISDRSGGLSVGQAQRLALSRAMLQNGRFWLLDEPTASLDARSERLVMEGISKYTQSTTNLMITHQLAPLKNVSQILVMQNGQIVQRGDYTTLSSEDGLFKDMLEANLAQRESDKGNLDA
- a CDS encoding 2OG-Fe dioxygenase family protein, which gives rise to MLHSRENTLHLTQLSMAAIEQLSPSFETLPHTDHADGQYRLRRYSVVSFENGKVIDLNKNSFVQSSDINRFQGDVVRQFEPIEKNILLSEGFREMCELFVNANHLVNGQEIEIHQIRITAFEDETQVAPEGVHQDGFDHIAMVGVGRHNIIGGDIMLYSSHNQAPFFRKVLENGEVAMLADSKLWHNACPIRSVIDDKAGHMDVFVLTATDKRNELQS
- a CDS encoding D-serine ammonia-lyase, which translates into the protein MALHNTKELQKQFPLLTQLIDLKEVCWFNPNVTPLEEGLPYVGLDAEDIDAASQRLNRFAPYIMKAFPETAGNNGIIESPVVDIPNMKGCLETQYKTPISGRLMLKKDSHLPISGSIKARGGIYEVLTHAEKLAMEAGLLSEGDDYSKLFSEEFRQFFQQYSIAVGSTGNLGMSIGIMSAKLGFSVSVHMSADARQWKKDKLRSHGVNVVEYEQDYGVAVEQGRKEAEQDPNCFFIDDENSQTLFLGYSVAGERLKQQFEELGIAVDEHHPLFVYLPCGVGGGPGGVAFGLKMAFGDNVHCIFAEPTHSPCMLLGVHTGLHDQISVQDLGIDNVTAADGLAVGRASGFVGRSMERLLDGYYTISDERMYHHLGELSDLENIRLEPSAFAGMVGAVHVSNNKEYLARMNISKEKLSGATHLVWATGGGMVPEAEMAAYLAQSERCN
- the cydC gene encoding heme ABC transporter ATP-binding protein/permease CydC, which produces MRDLLPYLKLYKKHWFGLSLGMLLAFLTLAASIGLLTLSGWFISAASVAGLTIARETFNYMLPGAGVRGAAMARTAGRWGERVVSHNATFKLLTDLRIFFFEKLSPLIPGRVSTMRDADVLNRLVADVDAMDHVYLRLISPVIIGIFGILSLTAVLAFFDWHLAMLLGSVLTVMLLVWPVLFYKLGKKNGAHLTHRKAELRVATLDWLQGYSELSIFGAEERYRNLILDKQKQLLSNQFVNANLTGMASGLLMLANGLTLVMMLWFAADGVGGRAPDPWIALFAFATMASFEILMPIAGAFQYLGQTLTSARRLNEVILAKPDVVFPQQSSREDKPLDIEFKNISFAYPDGQQKVLNDLSLSLPLGSKTAVVGQTGSGKSTLIQLLCRYWDVNQGEVRIGGASLKDWGESDLRSAITVVSQRVDVLNGTLRDNLLMAAPDATDEQLADILTQVDLGGLLEEPGLSAWLGDGGRQLSGGEKRRIGIARALLRDAPILLLDEPTEGLDKRTEQKVMALFNQHFANKTVVFITHRLIELENMDNICLMEQGEIIEQGNHNALIAQQGRYFQLLQSL
- a CDS encoding cysteine desulfurase-like protein, with the protein product MNFNLNQIRQQFPALAQYHNDRPVTFFDGPGGSQVPQSVLDAMVAYLGYYNSNLGGHYFSSQTTVDVMQNARESAQALLNAPSSGNIIFGANMTSLTFQLSRAISREWQEGDEIIVSALDHYSNVSSWQQAAEDKGAVVHQVRINEDDCTLDLEHLQSLLSDKTRLVAVTYASNTTGSIVDIQSVVEMVHQVGAQVYVDAVHYAPHHLVDVQALGCDFLACSAYKFFGPHVGIAYVADQWLHSIRPYKVEPATNIGPGRFETGTQSFEGLAGVTAAVEYLAQFGEEGLPLRQRLEQSFALYTQHEQRLSERFLQRLDALEGVKLYGIDKEYTQLRTPTFALTFDKYSPEFIAKTLGEHNICVWNGHFYALGLVRQLGLEETGGVVRIGCMHYNTLEEVDMLFDVIESILDA
- the trxB gene encoding thioredoxin-disulfide reductase, producing the protein MSDVKHCKLLILGSGPAGYTAAVYAARANLNPVLVTGMQQGGQLTTTTEVENWPGDAEGLTGPALMERMKEHAERFETEIVFDHINEVELTQRPFRLKGDSGEYTCDALIISTGASAKYLGLDSEEAFKGRGVSACATCDGFFYRNQKVAVVGGGNTAVEEALYLSNIASEVHLIHRRDSFRAEKILVNRLMDKVENGNIILHTDRTLDEVLGDDMGVTGVRIKDVNTGATEDVDVMGAFIAIGHQPNTQIFESQLEMKDGYIIVKSGLEGNATQTSIEGVFAAGDVMDHNYRQAITSAGTGCMAALDAERFLDALNDK